From a single Cucumis melo cultivar AY unplaced genomic scaffold, USDA_Cmelo_AY_1.0 utg001078l, whole genome shotgun sequence genomic region:
- the LOC127146904 gene encoding ribosomal protein S4, mitochondrial-like, which produces MIIQLTVFFLFVFVVELDVHSIFSKRRKFSHLSHFYSRNRGIFIMSFLLLVRTSTFHVFDTGSIPVIRDVAKKRDERRYALPALRFQTCRLLLGNVRKRELTIIQRRILRKLRNKKRSIKRKIYPRENLNSYIQSQTTRKLPLFHGDLPITEMHRGRERTSYIPFPLNPETRSDVIPVRLHFSSTIPQARQPISHRRVCVNKGMVKITHFQVSHGDLISFQENEARRSGSEIRRSFYIEISVDKIIGKFLDHPVRMWRRNQREWFHLLKTQRGCRLLRKSRFLQELRSSMQEEDLERTKKFGSEKVCLGSSFAEHKRMKRNLYHFQSLFLSNRRKEKNLNLPTRRRSPIENNSSLYSNSTYCSASPHQFTMKSKIKSLSLPTHYSEVNHRTLKAVVSYGPNIGHIPHDIRLKDPNLPLRSGNGRGQNI; this is translated from the coding sequence ATGATCATTCAACTGACagtcttctttctttttgtctttGTTGTTGAATTGGACGTTCATTCTATCTTTTCTAAGAGGAGGAAATTCTCTCATCTTTCCCATTTCTATTCTCGGAACAGAGGTATATTCATCATGTCTTTTTTGCTCCTGGTTAGGACATCTACTTTTCACGTCTTTGACACGGGTTCGATTCCCGTTATACGCGATGTGGCGAAAAAGAGGGATGAAAGAAGATATGCCTTGCCTGCATTAAGATTTCAAACTTGTCGTCTACTTTTAGGAAATGTTCGGAAGAGAGAACTGACAATAATACAACGCCGCATTCTCCGAAAATTGAGAAACAAGAAGAGATCTATTAAGAGAAAGATTTATCCGAGAGAAAATCTGAACAGTTACATCCAATCACAAACTACACGAAAGTTGCCCCTTTTTCATGGGGATTTACCCATCACAGAGATGCACAGAGGAAGAGAACGAACTTCTTATATCCCTTTTCCACTCAATCCAGAAACAAGATCGGACGTTATTCCGGTTCGTCtccattttagttcaactaTTCCTCAAGCAAGGCAGCCGATAAGTCATCGAAGGGTTTGTGTGAATAAAGgaatggtcaaaattactcaTTTTCAAGTGTCCCACGGTGATCTAATATCTTTTCAAGAAAATGAGGCGAGAAGGAGCGGTTCAGAAATAAGGAGATCTTTCTATATCGAAATATCAGTTGACAAAATCATAGGCAAATTCCTGGATCACCCGGTCAGAATGTGGAGAAGAAATCAAAGAGAATGGTTCCACCTACTCAAAACTCAGAGGGGATGCCGCCTACTACGAAAATCCCGGTTTTTGCAAGAGTTGCGTTCTTCTATGCAAGAAGAAGACTTAGAAAGAACAAAGAAGTTTGGATCGGAAAAAGTATGCTTAGGCAGTTCCTTCGCTGAGCACAAGAGAATGAAGAGGAATTTGTATCATTTTCAATCCCTATTCTTATCGAATAGAAGGAAGGAGAAAAACCTCAATCTTCCTACTCGAAGAAGAAGTCCTATAGAAAACAACTCTTCTTTATATAGTAATTCGACCTATTGCTCCGCATCCCCCCATCAGTTTACTATGAAGAGCAAAATCAAAAGTCTCTCACTACCTACTCATTATTCGGAGGTGAATCATAGAACACTAAAAGCTGTGGTATCTTATGGACCTAACATAGGTCACATCCCTCACGACATAAGATTGAAAGATCCAAACCTTCCTCTTCGGAGCGGAAACGGACGTGGCCAAAACATATAA